The Aeromicrobium sp. Leaf245 genome includes a region encoding these proteins:
- a CDS encoding response regulator transcription factor, producing the protein MTRVLVVEDETSYSEALSYVLRKEGFDVAIAETGPDALTEFERNGADIVLLDLMLPGLPGTEVCRQLRQTSSVPIIMVSAKDTEVDKVVGLELGADDYVTKPYSPRELVARIRAVLRRGATDEIDDDAVLEAGRVRMDVERHLVSVDGETVRLPLKEFELLEFFLRNPGRVLTRGQLIDRVWGADYVGDTKTLDVHVKRLRAKIEPDPANPATLTTVRGLGYKLDA; encoded by the coding sequence GTGACACGAGTGTTGGTCGTCGAGGACGAGACCAGCTACAGCGAAGCGCTGTCGTACGTCCTGCGCAAGGAGGGGTTCGACGTCGCGATCGCCGAGACGGGACCCGACGCCCTGACCGAGTTCGAGCGCAACGGCGCCGACATCGTGCTGCTCGACCTGATGCTGCCCGGGCTGCCCGGCACCGAGGTGTGCCGTCAGCTGCGACAGACGTCGAGCGTGCCGATCATCATGGTGAGCGCCAAGGACACCGAGGTCGACAAGGTGGTGGGCCTCGAGCTCGGCGCCGACGACTACGTCACCAAGCCGTACTCGCCGCGCGAGCTGGTGGCCCGCATCCGCGCGGTCCTGCGCCGCGGCGCGACCGACGAGATCGACGACGACGCCGTGCTCGAGGCGGGCCGCGTGCGCATGGACGTCGAGCGCCACCTGGTGTCGGTCGACGGCGAGACCGTGCGACTGCCGCTCAAGGAGTTCGAGCTGCTCGAGTTCTTCCTGCGCAACCCCGGCCGGGTCCTCACCCGAGGCCAGCTCATCGACCGCGTGTGGGGCGCCGACTACGTGGGCGACACCAAGACGCTCGACGTCCACGTCAAGCGCCTGCGGGCCAAGATCGAGCCCGACCCCGCCAACCCCGCCACCCTCACCACCGTCCGCGGCCTGGGCTACAAGCTCGACGCCTGA
- a CDS encoding cell wall metabolism sensor histidine kinase WalK — translation MDISAGLVVAGAVGTALGAAVTFLWLFSERRQNAVPDEPTPLVPPGAEAVLSVLSSTTVLLGPSDEVLQASAPAVALGIVRDNRIESEDIRGLVQQVRRDGQVRESNLTLQRRRGTPAHVQVRVAPLTSRLIIVLALDRTDQQRVENIRRDFVANVSHELKTPVGALNLLAEAVSEAKDDPESVVRFASRMQTESERLTRLVQQIIDLSRLQNDVASEDAATVKVDELVAEACEHSATESERKQIEIARSVEPDLMVHGDRAQLHAAVSNLVENAVTYSPEGSKVAVTAALDGDDVRISVADNGIGIAGPELERIFERFYRVDPARARATGGTGLGLSIVKHVAASNGGSVDVWSEPGAGSTFTLVLPRFQHDLDEEIP, via the coding sequence GTGGACATCAGTGCGGGTCTCGTCGTCGCCGGTGCCGTGGGCACCGCCCTCGGTGCCGCGGTGACCTTCCTGTGGCTGTTCAGCGAACGCCGCCAGAACGCCGTTCCCGACGAGCCGACTCCCCTCGTGCCCCCGGGCGCGGAGGCCGTGCTGTCGGTCCTGTCGTCGACCACCGTCCTGCTGGGCCCGTCCGACGAGGTGCTGCAGGCGTCGGCCCCGGCCGTGGCGCTCGGCATCGTGCGCGACAACCGCATCGAGTCCGAGGACATCCGCGGCCTCGTCCAGCAGGTACGTCGCGACGGTCAGGTGCGTGAGTCCAACCTGACCCTGCAGCGCCGACGCGGGACCCCCGCCCACGTGCAGGTCCGCGTCGCCCCTCTCACGTCGCGGCTGATCATCGTGCTCGCGCTGGACCGCACCGACCAGCAGCGGGTCGAGAACATCCGCCGCGACTTCGTCGCGAACGTCAGCCACGAGCTGAAGACACCGGTGGGTGCGCTCAACCTGCTGGCCGAGGCCGTCTCCGAGGCCAAGGACGACCCGGAGTCGGTCGTGCGGTTCGCCTCGCGCATGCAGACGGAGAGCGAACGTCTCACCCGGCTGGTGCAGCAGATCATCGACCTGTCGCGCCTGCAGAACGACGTCGCCAGCGAGGACGCGGCCACCGTGAAGGTCGACGAGCTCGTCGCCGAGGCCTGCGAGCACTCGGCCACGGAGTCCGAGCGCAAGCAGATCGAGATCGCGCGGTCGGTCGAGCCTGACCTGATGGTCCACGGCGACCGCGCCCAGCTCCACGCCGCCGTCAGCAACCTGGTCGAGAACGCCGTGACCTACAGCCCCGAGGGCTCCAAGGTGGCGGTGACCGCCGCGCTCGACGGTGACGACGTGCGCATCAGCGTGGCCGACAACGGCATCGGCATCGCCGGGCCCGAGCTCGAGCGCATCTTCGAGCGCTTCTACCGCGTCGACCCCGCCCGCGCCCGCGCCACGGGCGGCACGGGGCTCGGCCTGTCCATCGTCAAGCACGTGGCCGCCAGCAACGGCGGCTCCGTGGACGTCTGGAGCGAGCCCGGCGCTGGCTCCACCTTCACGCTGGTGCTCCCCCGCTTCCAGCACGACCTCGATGAGGAGATCCCGTGA
- the phoU gene encoding phosphate signaling complex protein PhoU, producing the protein MRDAYYEQLDTIVDDLVQLTGTVRKAVAASTAALLNADGPLAEQVIAGDKQIDESTEEIEERALLLLATQQPVATDLRQLVATLRMLTDLQRMGDLSVHVAKVARMRMPDVAVPTTLQPTIMAMASVADQMIHAASRIVANRDIDAATKLEDTDDEMDRLRKDLFRALLGGTWEHGIEPAIDLALLGRYYERIGDHAVSMARRVVYLVTGELAPGV; encoded by the coding sequence ATGCGTGATGCGTATTACGAGCAGCTCGACACGATCGTCGACGACCTGGTCCAGCTGACCGGGACCGTCCGCAAGGCTGTCGCTGCCTCCACTGCCGCCCTGCTCAACGCCGACGGCCCGCTCGCCGAGCAGGTGATCGCCGGCGACAAGCAGATCGATGAGTCCACCGAGGAGATCGAGGAGCGTGCTCTGCTCCTCCTCGCCACCCAGCAGCCGGTCGCGACCGACCTGCGGCAGCTGGTCGCCACCCTGCGGATGCTGACCGACCTGCAGCGGATGGGCGACCTCTCGGTCCACGTGGCGAAGGTGGCGCGCATGCGCATGCCCGACGTCGCCGTGCCCACCACCCTGCAGCCCACGATCATGGCGATGGCCTCGGTGGCCGACCAGATGATCCACGCGGCGTCGCGCATCGTCGCCAACCGCGACATCGACGCCGCCACCAAGCTCGAGGACACCGACGACGAGATGGACCGTCTCCGCAAGGACCTGTTCCGGGCGTTGCTCGGCGGGACCTGGGAGCACGGCATCGAGCCGGCGATCGACCTCGCCCTCCTCGGCCGCTACTACGAGCGCATCGGCGACCACGCCGTCTCCATGGCGCGCCGGGTGGTCTACCTCGTCACCGGCGAGCTGGCACCGGGCGTCTGA